A genomic segment from Streptosporangium roseum DSM 43021 encodes:
- a CDS encoding NAD(P)H-binding protein has product MKIAVVGAGGHIGSAVVREARERGHEVTAVARDASRRP; this is encoded by the coding sequence ATGAAGATCGCAGTCGTCGGGGCCGGCGGGCACATCGGCTCCGCCGTCGTCCGTGAGGCCCGCGAGCGCGGCCACGAGGTCACGGCCGTCGCCAGGGACGCCTCTCGGCGGCCCTGA
- a CDS encoding alpha/beta fold hydrolase, whose amino-acid sequence MDVPNVAHRSVDVDGVRVFYREAGPRDAPTLLLLHGFPSASHQFARLIDALGTRYHLVAPDYPGFGHSEAPAGFGYSFDRLADVVEGFVDRLGLDRFVLYAFDFGAPVGFRLAVRRPEWIAGLVVQNGNVYEEGLSEAARGFVALGPGEEEQVLPLLTLEATRGQYEGGASDPAAIAPDGWTLDQHFLDLPGRKEIQIDLAFDYKSNVALYPEWQAWLREHRPPTLIVWGRNDPFFVEEGARAFLKDVPGAELHLFDTGHFALEEKLPQIAPLIADFLERAGEGSK is encoded by the coding sequence ATGGATGTGCCAAACGTTGCCCACCGGTCGGTGGACGTGGACGGGGTCCGCGTCTTCTACCGGGAGGCGGGCCCCCGCGACGCGCCCACGCTGCTCCTGCTGCACGGCTTCCCGTCCGCGTCCCACCAGTTCGCCCGGTTGATCGACGCCCTCGGCACCCGTTACCACCTGGTCGCGCCGGACTACCCCGGCTTCGGGCACAGCGAGGCGCCGGCCGGGTTCGGCTACTCCTTCGACCGCCTCGCCGACGTGGTCGAGGGGTTCGTGGACAGGCTCGGGCTGGACCGGTTCGTGCTCTACGCGTTCGACTTCGGGGCGCCGGTGGGGTTCCGCCTGGCCGTACGGCGTCCGGAGTGGATCGCGGGCCTGGTCGTGCAGAACGGCAACGTCTACGAGGAGGGGCTGAGCGAGGCGGCGCGGGGGTTCGTCGCCCTGGGGCCGGGCGAGGAGGAGCAGGTGCTCCCGCTGCTGACCCTGGAGGCCACCAGGGGGCAGTACGAGGGCGGCGCGTCCGATCCCGCCGCGATCGCCCCCGACGGATGGACCCTCGACCAGCACTTCCTCGACCTGCCGGGCCGCAAGGAGATCCAGATCGACCTGGCGTTCGACTACAAGAGCAATGTCGCGCTCTACCCCGAGTGGCAGGCGTGGCTGCGTGAACACCGGCCGCCGACCCTGATCGTGTGGGGACGGAACGACCCCTTCTTCGTGGAGGAGGGGGCGCGGGCTTTCCTCAAGGATGTGCCGGGAGCGGAGTTGCACCTGTTCGACACCGGGCATTTCGCACTCGAAGAGAAGTTGCCACAGATCGCCCCCCTGATCGCCGACTTCCTCGAGCGTGCCGGAGAGGGCAGCAAATGA
- a CDS encoding CGNR zinc finger domain-containing protein has product MDLPLTGEPVALDLLNTLGNSPDGPVDHLTTVDALRAWLRAQAPRLPQPGADLTDADLVAVLDLREIVGTVVDHLRRGAEPPAPALRALSGADRLAPPYRTLSWEDNRLVVSAGRAGDYRSTLVATLAGAAIDLLSGPIASVRGCEGPGCRMLFLPAHPRRRWCSPELCGNRVRVARYYQRHK; this is encoded by the coding sequence ATGGACCTCCCGCTGACCGGCGAACCGGTCGCGCTCGACCTGCTCAACACCCTCGGCAACTCCCCCGACGGGCCCGTGGACCACCTGACGACGGTGGACGCGCTACGGGCATGGCTGCGAGCGCAGGCACCCCGTCTTCCCCAGCCCGGAGCGGACCTGACCGACGCCGACCTGGTGGCCGTCCTGGACCTGCGCGAGATCGTCGGCACGGTGGTCGACCACCTGCGACGAGGGGCCGAGCCTCCGGCCCCGGCGCTGCGCGCGCTGAGCGGAGCCGACCGGCTGGCCCCGCCGTATCGGACTCTGAGCTGGGAGGACAACCGGCTGGTCGTCAGCGCCGGACGCGCGGGCGACTACCGGTCCACGCTGGTCGCGACACTCGCGGGCGCGGCGATCGACCTGCTGTCCGGGCCGATCGCATCGGTACGCGGATGCGAGGGGCCCGGCTGCCGCATGCTCTTCCTGCCCGCCCATCCCCGGCGGCGCTGGTGCTCTCCCGAGCTGTGCGGCAACCGGGTCCGGGTGGCGCGCTACTACCAGCGCCACAAGTAG
- a CDS encoding MOSC domain-containing protein produces MPLLLSVNLAHLHSADYTDADFTGIDKRPVEGPVAVAAPGPMGTAGSGVAGDVVYDLRDHGGDHQAVYAFAREDLDTWQKELGRELSNGVFGENLTTSGLDVNGALIGERWRIGADLVLEVTSARIPCRTFAGWLDEKGWVKRFTQAAMPGAYLRVIEPGEIQAGDGIEVVFRPAHEVTVGFLFRALTTEPGLLPRVPDAGDALNPTYAAKVHRRLAGRSREV; encoded by the coding sequence ATGCCTCTGCTTCTCTCCGTGAACCTCGCCCACCTGCACTCCGCCGACTACACCGATGCCGACTTCACCGGGATCGACAAGCGTCCTGTGGAGGGGCCGGTCGCCGTGGCCGCCCCAGGCCCGATGGGTACGGCGGGCAGCGGTGTCGCGGGAGACGTGGTGTACGACCTCCGCGACCACGGCGGCGACCACCAGGCGGTGTACGCCTTCGCCCGTGAGGACCTCGACACCTGGCAGAAGGAGCTGGGGCGCGAGCTGTCCAACGGGGTCTTCGGGGAGAACCTCACCACCTCAGGTCTTGACGTCAACGGCGCCCTGATCGGTGAGCGGTGGCGGATCGGGGCGGACCTGGTCCTGGAGGTCACCTCGGCCCGCATCCCGTGCCGCACGTTCGCGGGCTGGCTGGACGAGAAGGGATGGGTGAAGAGGTTCACGCAGGCCGCGATGCCCGGCGCCTACCTCCGCGTCATCGAGCCGGGAGAGATCCAGGCGGGTGACGGCATCGAGGTCGTCTTCCGGCCCGCCCACGAGGTGACGGTCGGGTTCCTCTTCCGCGCGCTGACGACCGAGCCCGGACTGCTGCCGCGGGTGCCCGACGCCGGCGACGCGCTCAACCCCACCTACGCGGCGAAGGTGCACAGGCGGCTGGCAGGGCGGTCCCGGGAAGTCTGA
- a CDS encoding dihydrofolate reductase family protein: protein MSKVVAVIYISMDGVVEAPAWTGPFWNDDHGKFQAGQLSQSRALLLGRVTYDGMSEAWPAMEAAGEDVGEMNSIPKHVASTTLKEPTWNATVIEGDVAEEVAKLKAEDGKDILIYGSGDLVNYLIKHDLIDELKLFLHPVIVGEGKRLFSDGIDTKTWQLAGTHTFGSGAIVLDYRPAAQREA, encoded by the coding sequence ATGAGCAAGGTTGTCGCAGTCATCTACATCTCGATGGACGGCGTCGTGGAGGCGCCCGCCTGGACCGGGCCGTTCTGGAACGACGACCACGGCAAGTTCCAGGCCGGCCAGCTCTCCCAGAGCCGTGCCCTGCTCCTCGGCCGCGTCACTTACGACGGCATGTCCGAGGCCTGGCCGGCGATGGAGGCGGCCGGCGAGGACGTGGGCGAGATGAACAGCATCCCGAAGCACGTGGCCTCCACCACGCTCAAGGAGCCCACGTGGAACGCCACCGTCATCGAAGGCGACGTCGCCGAGGAAGTCGCCAAGTTGAAGGCCGAGGACGGCAAGGACATCCTCATCTACGGCAGCGGCGATCTGGTCAACTACCTGATCAAGCATGACCTCATCGACGAGCTCAAGCTCTTTCTCCACCCGGTCATCGTCGGCGAGGGCAAGCGCCTGTTCTCCGACGGCATCGACACCAAGACCTGGCAGCTCGCCGGCACCCACACCTTCGGTTCCGGCGCCATCGTCCTGGACTACCGCCCGGCAGCCCAGCGGGAGGCGTAG
- a CDS encoding ArsR/SmtB family transcription factor — translation MTSEELLNVLAAVGHPLRLRIIAELAGGRVHVSELARRLGVSRPLLYMHLERLEKAQLVAGRLELSSDGKAMKYIELSPFELTLTVDTVLAALRADNEEGPSHVQETPQ, via the coding sequence GTGACCAGTGAAGAGTTGCTGAACGTGCTCGCCGCGGTCGGACATCCACTCCGGCTGCGGATCATCGCCGAGCTGGCAGGGGGGCGTGTTCACGTCAGCGAGCTGGCCCGGCGGCTCGGCGTGTCCCGTCCGCTGCTTTACATGCATCTCGAGCGGCTGGAGAAGGCACAGCTGGTCGCAGGCCGGCTGGAGCTGTCCTCCGACGGCAAGGCCATGAAGTACATCGAGCTGTCGCCCTTCGAGCTCACTCTGACGGTCGACACCGTCCTCGCGGCTCTTCGCGCGGACAACGAGGAAGGACCCAGCCACGTGCAGGAGACCCCGCAGTGA
- a CDS encoding serine hydrolase domain-containing protein: MLLQRKPSRWRALVGSLTVAAACLTVGTPAAASTADPAREARAFADAFVPAQLEKHQIPGAAIAVVSGGRQVFAQGYGVADVDTGRPVDAEQTVFAPASVAKLITATAVMQLVEKGRIDLDADVNGYLTDFKIDNAYPGKPVTMAHLLTHTAGFAAGDYGTGAASPQQVHRLGAHLADHQPSRIRPPGERAVYSNYGMGLAGYLVELRSGLPFHSYVQENILRPLGMTHTTMAQPGPEPVARALATGYRLLNGRQVRAEGAKYGHMPPHGAGFRSSATDMAAFMRAQLNGGSPILKPESVHLMQGRRFANAEGTSGMGYGFQEYTRNGLRLVVHRGNIPGYFAIMALIPERGLGLYASYNGSGKGGPDSAWDLVNAFADRFAPSSPPAAGASGTLPDVARFAGTYRSAQAADTADLGKLSALMSAVTVTAGQDGILTTTGAVALGAAESRQWVQISPGLFQEKNGYRKIQFTEDGLLATENPTGPLERLAWYQLPTLHLGVLGVSLAVLLLSALAWPVVLVVRRARHRPAHGPRLAGLPGWTAAVLVTASAASLAAMFANFEGNQADFFLGGSPLLSAIRTLPVLAALATTASLAVTVLAWLRGWWGWAGRTHHTAIVLAAGAYLSVALSYNLLA, translated from the coding sequence ATGCTGCTCCAACGCAAACCATCACGCTGGCGCGCCCTGGTCGGCTCGCTCACCGTCGCCGCGGCCTGTCTCACGGTGGGCACCCCCGCCGCCGCGTCCACAGCCGATCCCGCCCGGGAGGCGCGGGCCTTCGCCGACGCCTTCGTGCCCGCGCAGCTGGAGAAGCACCAGATCCCCGGCGCCGCGATCGCCGTGGTCTCCGGCGGTCGCCAGGTCTTCGCCCAGGGGTACGGCGTGGCCGATGTGGACACCGGGCGCCCCGTGGACGCCGAGCAGACCGTCTTCGCCCCCGCGTCGGTCGCCAAGCTGATCACCGCGACCGCCGTGATGCAGCTGGTCGAGAAGGGCCGCATCGACCTCGACGCCGACGTGAACGGCTATCTCACCGACTTCAAGATTGACAATGCCTATCCGGGCAAACCCGTCACCATGGCCCACCTGCTGACCCACACGGCCGGCTTCGCCGCCGGCGACTACGGCACGGGGGCGGCGAGCCCGCAGCAGGTGCACAGGCTGGGCGCCCATCTGGCCGACCACCAGCCGAGCAGGATCCGCCCGCCCGGCGAGCGGGCCGTGTACTCCAACTACGGCATGGGCCTGGCCGGCTACCTGGTCGAGCTACGGTCCGGCCTGCCCTTCCACAGTTACGTGCAGGAGAACATCCTGCGGCCTCTCGGCATGACGCACACGACCATGGCCCAGCCCGGACCCGAGCCCGTCGCCAGGGCTCTGGCCACCGGTTACCGGCTGCTGAACGGCCGCCAGGTCCGGGCCGAGGGGGCGAAGTACGGGCACATGCCGCCGCACGGCGCCGGTTTCCGCTCCAGCGCGACCGACATGGCCGCCTTCATGCGGGCCCAGCTGAACGGCGGCAGCCCGATCCTGAAGCCGGAGAGCGTCCATCTGATGCAGGGGCGCAGGTTCGCCAACGCCGAGGGCACCTCAGGCATGGGATACGGCTTCCAGGAGTACACCAGGAACGGCCTGCGCCTCGTCGTGCACCGGGGCAACATCCCCGGCTACTTCGCGATCATGGCGCTGATCCCCGAGCGCGGCCTCGGCCTCTACGCCTCCTACAACGGCAGCGGGAAGGGCGGCCCCGACTCCGCGTGGGATCTCGTGAACGCCTTCGCCGACAGGTTCGCCCCCTCCTCCCCGCCCGCTGCCGGCGCGTCGGGCACGTTGCCCGACGTCGCCAGGTTCGCCGGTACCTACCGGTCCGCCCAGGCGGCGGACACCGCCGACCTCGGCAAGCTCAGCGCGCTCATGAGCGCCGTGACCGTGACCGCGGGCCAGGACGGCATCCTGACGACCACGGGCGCGGTCGCGCTCGGGGCGGCCGAGTCCAGGCAGTGGGTGCAGATCTCGCCGGGACTCTTCCAGGAGAAGAACGGCTACCGGAAGATCCAGTTCACCGAGGACGGCCTGCTGGCCACCGAGAACCCCACGGGACCGCTGGAGCGCCTGGCCTGGTACCAGCTGCCCACCCTGCATCTCGGCGTGCTCGGCGTGAGCCTGGCCGTCCTGCTGCTGTCCGCGCTGGCCTGGCCCGTCGTGCTCGTCGTCAGGCGGGCGCGTCACCGGCCGGCCCACGGTCCGCGCCTGGCGGGGCTGCCGGGCTGGACCGCGGCGGTGCTCGTCACGGCATCCGCCGCCTCCCTCGCGGCGATGTTCGCCAACTTCGAGGGCAACCAGGCCGACTTCTTCCTCGGCGGCTCCCCGCTGCTGTCGGCCATCCGGACGCTGCCGGTGCTCGCGGCCCTCGCGACCACCGCCTCGCTGGCGGTCACCGTGCTCGCCTGGCTCAGGGGCTGGTGGGGCTGGGCGGGCAGGACCCACCACACGGCCATCGTGCTGGCCGCAGGCGCCTACCTCTCGGTGGCGCTCTCCTACAACCTGCTCGCCTGA
- a CDS encoding maleylpyruvate isomerase family mycothiol-dependent enzyme, producing the protein MEYPRFFDCLAADFGRLRAVVPTDPTAAVPSCPGWTVADLTRHIGEVYLHKTLAMREGAEPDPWPPRELADEEPFALLDRAYAELLDEFGARKPGDPAGSWYTPDQTVGFWIRRMAQETVIHRIDAELGTGQPVTPVPADLAIDGIDELLKVFVAYSVAEWGDYFTDILAGSPGRTYTVRTDGAAWRVRTGPGLFAVEDGAGDDAADVTVSGPPTAVLRWVWNREGAGEPSGVTVEGVPEAVEELRRCIVTATQ; encoded by the coding sequence ATGGAATACCCCCGATTCTTCGACTGCCTCGCAGCCGACTTCGGCCGCCTGCGGGCCGTCGTGCCGACCGACCCCACCGCGGCGGTGCCGAGCTGTCCCGGCTGGACCGTAGCCGACCTGACCCGTCACATCGGCGAGGTGTACCTGCACAAGACTCTGGCCATGCGCGAGGGCGCCGAGCCCGACCCGTGGCCGCCGAGGGAGCTCGCGGACGAGGAGCCGTTCGCGCTGCTCGACCGGGCGTACGCCGAACTGCTCGACGAGTTCGGCGCCCGCAAGCCGGGGGATCCGGCCGGCTCCTGGTACACCCCGGATCAGACCGTCGGCTTCTGGATCCGGCGGATGGCGCAGGAGACGGTCATCCACCGCATCGACGCCGAGCTCGGCACCGGGCAGCCGGTCACGCCGGTCCCGGCGGACCTCGCCATCGACGGCATCGACGAGCTGCTCAAGGTCTTCGTGGCATACAGCGTCGCCGAGTGGGGCGACTACTTCACCGACATCCTGGCCGGCTCGCCGGGCCGGACGTACACGGTGCGGACCGACGGCGCGGCGTGGCGGGTGCGGACCGGCCCGGGGCTGTTCGCCGTCGAAGACGGCGCCGGCGACGACGCGGCCGACGTGACCGTGAGCGGCCCGCCGACAGCCGTGCTGCGCTGGGTGTGGAACCGGGAGGGTGCCGGCGAGCCGAGCGGCGTGACGGTCGAGGGCGTCCCTGAGGCGGTCGAGGAGCTGCGCCGCTGCATCGTCACCGCGACACAGTGA
- a CDS encoding IS1182 family transposase translates to MGGDTGRVIPAETVRAAWAANPSGTPAMWIRDRLAGVFGEKDFVGWFPADGRRGLSPVVLALVSVLQFAENLTDRQAALAVRCRIDWKYCLGLELTDPGFDHSVLSEFRDRMAQDDRADRLLAVMVQRLVEAGLVKQRGRVRTDSTHVLAAVRKLNRVELVGETLRVALEELAAADEPWLAALITPEWASRYGRPVRYDRLPRGKDDLAAHVLQIGQDGMTVLEAVHAAGASRRLRDLPGVQVLRQVWVQQYWTDSYGDLAWRAAKSSRDRQSRHGRPRRSSGEESGQQPDPARVPWSGIEIVSPHDPEARYCRKEGKTTTKAEWVGYRDHQSETCDDNVPNVIVHVLTRPAPVQDIDAVDDIHAGLAASGLTPAEHLLDSGYVTPDVIHHTAQQWGVALIGPVRADPRGRHGFTKEDFHVNWDDHTVTCPRGVTSPPFKPTLGDGKPRLSVLFPRAACRACPDRQACTGDANGKGRHLTLLPEPLQQIQTRNRADQHTEPWKARYALRAGCEATVSETTRAHGLRNCRYKGLAKTHVQHVLTAAGTNVIRLADCYTPGIIPDRPPRPISPFQQLCRRLAAQTPE, encoded by the coding sequence ATGGGCGGGGATACCGGCCGGGTGATCCCGGCGGAGACGGTCCGTGCGGCCTGGGCGGCCAATCCTTCTGGAACTCCGGCGATGTGGATCCGGGACCGGCTCGCGGGAGTGTTCGGCGAGAAGGACTTCGTCGGCTGGTTTCCCGCTGATGGGCGGCGTGGATTGTCGCCGGTGGTGTTGGCGCTGGTCAGCGTGTTGCAGTTCGCGGAGAACCTGACCGATCGGCAGGCGGCGCTGGCGGTGCGATGCCGGATCGACTGGAAGTACTGCCTCGGGCTGGAGCTGACGGATCCGGGGTTCGACCACTCTGTGCTCTCGGAGTTCCGAGATCGGATGGCCCAAGACGATCGGGCGGACCGACTGCTGGCGGTGATGGTGCAACGGCTGGTCGAGGCGGGGCTGGTCAAGCAGCGGGGCCGGGTCCGGACCGATTCCACGCATGTGCTGGCCGCGGTCCGCAAGCTCAACCGCGTCGAGTTGGTCGGGGAGACGCTGCGGGTCGCGCTGGAGGAACTCGCCGCCGCCGATGAACCCTGGCTGGCCGCCCTGATCACCCCGGAGTGGGCCAGCCGCTATGGCCGGCCGGTCCGCTATGACCGGCTGCCGCGCGGCAAGGATGATCTGGCCGCGCACGTGCTGCAGATCGGCCAGGACGGGATGACGGTCCTGGAGGCGGTGCATGCGGCCGGGGCGTCGCGTCGGCTGCGGGATCTGCCGGGGGTGCAGGTACTGCGTCAGGTATGGGTGCAGCAGTACTGGACAGACTCCTACGGTGATCTGGCCTGGCGAGCCGCCAAGTCCAGCCGGGACCGGCAGAGCCGCCACGGCCGGCCGCGTCGGTCATCCGGCGAGGAAAGCGGCCAACAGCCGGACCCGGCACGGGTGCCATGGTCCGGGATCGAGATCGTCAGTCCGCACGATCCCGAAGCCCGGTACTGCCGCAAGGAAGGAAAAACGACCACGAAAGCTGAGTGGGTCGGCTACCGGGATCATCAGAGCGAGACCTGCGACGACAATGTTCCCAACGTGATCGTTCACGTCCTCACCCGCCCGGCGCCGGTCCAGGACATCGATGCCGTGGACGACATCCACGCGGGCCTGGCCGCCAGCGGCTTGACCCCGGCCGAGCATCTCCTCGACAGCGGATACGTCACCCCGGACGTCATCCACCACACCGCCCAGCAGTGGGGCGTCGCTCTGATCGGGCCAGTTCGAGCCGACCCGCGAGGCCGCCACGGGTTCACCAAGGAAGACTTCCACGTCAACTGGGACGATCACACCGTCACCTGCCCGCGCGGGGTGACCAGCCCGCCCTTCAAACCCACCCTCGGCGATGGCAAGCCTCGCCTGTCGGTGCTGTTCCCCCGCGCGGCCTGCCGGGCCTGCCCAGACCGCCAGGCCTGCACCGGTGACGCCAACGGCAAGGGTCGCCACCTCACCCTGCTGCCCGAGCCGCTGCAGCAGATCCAGACCCGCAATCGCGCCGACCAGCACACCGAACCTTGGAAGGCCCGCTACGCCCTGCGCGCCGGCTGCGAGGCCACCGTCTCCGAAACCACCCGCGCCCACGGCCTACGCAATTGCCGCTACAAAGGCCTCGCCAAAACCCACGTCCAGCACGTCCTGACCGCGGCCGGCACCAACGTCATCCGCCTCGCCGACTGCTACACCCCCGGCATCATCCCCGACCGACCGCCACGTCCGATCAGCCCGTTCCAACAACTCTGCCGACGGCTGGCCGCCCAGACCCCAGAATGA
- a CDS encoding sugar nucleotide-binding protein, with protein sequence MRFLIVGGSGFLGGELARQCLVARHEVAATYLTRSGKTASVEWLPLDVRRREDVDALISTFRPEVVINAAFRQTDWATTAIGAANVALAASAAGGRLVHVSSDAVFSGAAIRYDETCVPDPISPYGAAKAAAETAVNAIAPTAVTARTSLIIGDGDSPHEALVHSLATGRARGMLFTDDVRCPVHVADLAAALLELAVSEYHGIHHVAGTDAVSRYELGLLIARRDGLDADRLPSGRRADTNMPGPIDVRLECGMTQRRLRTRLRGARQFLG encoded by the coding sequence ATGAGATTCCTCATCGTCGGTGGCAGTGGTTTTCTCGGCGGCGAACTCGCTCGGCAGTGTCTGGTGGCCCGGCATGAGGTGGCTGCGACCTACCTGACCCGATCAGGCAAGACCGCAAGTGTTGAATGGTTGCCGCTCGATGTGCGCCGACGAGAGGACGTCGACGCGCTGATCAGCACATTTCGGCCAGAGGTGGTCATTAACGCTGCGTTCCGGCAGACAGATTGGGCGACCACGGCGATTGGAGCCGCGAACGTGGCGCTCGCCGCCTCTGCGGCAGGCGGGCGCCTGGTCCATGTGTCCAGCGACGCGGTCTTCTCCGGTGCCGCGATCCGCTATGACGAGACATGCGTCCCTGACCCGATCAGCCCGTACGGTGCGGCTAAAGCCGCTGCCGAGACAGCAGTGAACGCGATCGCACCAACCGCGGTGACAGCCCGGACATCTCTGATCATTGGTGACGGTGATTCTCCGCACGAGGCGCTGGTGCATTCACTGGCCACCGGCAGGGCGAGAGGAATGCTGTTCACCGACGACGTGCGATGTCCCGTGCATGTCGCCGATCTCGCTGCGGCGCTCCTCGAACTTGCCGTATCCGAGTATCACGGCATCCACCATGTCGCTGGGACCGACGCGGTAAGCCGATACGAGCTGGGGCTGCTCATCGCCCGACGTGATGGACTCGACGCGGACCGATTGCCCTCAGGCCGGCGAGCAGACACCAACATGCCCGGCCCGATAGATGTGCGCTTGGAGTGCGGCATGACTCAGCGGCGGCTCCGGACCAGGCTGCGTGGCGCGCGGCAGTTTCTGGGGTGA
- a CDS encoding alpha/beta hydrolase, whose protein sequence is MRFRRTVAALVALVLSATACTGVDRAGTALDWTSCGDGFECAKLGVPLDHDRPDGERIQISVIRLPASGERIGSILVNPGGPGGSGIGYARSARSVLSEAVRARFDVVGFDPRGVGESSPVRCLSSSELDAYLSLDGSPDSPAEVAALEEGSRRFAAGCQSRSGKLLPHVGTADAARDMDLLRAALGDKGLTYLGKSYGTQLGAVYADLFPGRVRALVLDGAVDSSLAPLELNATQARGFEVALDAFLEDCFTAADCPFEGPVKPAREELGALLRRTDQEPLANKSGDGRRISEAWTTLGLITPLYDRHAWPVLRQALNEASKGDGTTLLRMADLLIDRREGGTYSNQTEANMAVNCVDGRFPATSAALAEAARDSAGDAPLFGPSVMWSSLPCVYWPAKATSQEKVDAPGAAPIMVVGTERDPATPYEWAEALADQLSSGVLVGFDGDGHTAYLTGSACVDRLVDDYLINLAVPKDGVHCPKIG, encoded by the coding sequence GTGAGATTCCGCCGTACGGTCGCCGCCCTCGTGGCGCTGGTTCTCTCCGCGACGGCCTGCACCGGTGTCGACCGGGCGGGCACCGCGCTCGACTGGACGAGCTGCGGTGACGGGTTCGAATGCGCCAAGCTGGGCGTTCCGCTCGACCACGACAGGCCCGACGGCGAGCGGATCCAGATCAGCGTGATCCGGCTCCCCGCCTCGGGAGAGCGGATCGGCTCCATCCTCGTCAACCCCGGCGGCCCCGGCGGCTCCGGGATCGGATACGCGCGCAGCGCGCGTTCGGTGCTGAGTGAGGCCGTGCGGGCCCGGTTCGACGTGGTGGGATTCGACCCGCGCGGGGTCGGCGAGTCCTCACCCGTCCGGTGCCTGTCGTCGAGCGAGCTGGACGCCTATCTCAGCCTCGACGGCTCCCCCGACTCGCCCGCCGAGGTCGCCGCGCTGGAGGAGGGCTCGCGGCGGTTCGCCGCCGGATGCCAGTCCCGCTCGGGCAAGCTGCTGCCACACGTCGGCACGGCCGACGCGGCACGGGACATGGACCTGCTCCGCGCGGCCCTCGGGGACAAGGGGCTCACCTACCTCGGCAAGTCGTACGGCACGCAGCTCGGCGCGGTCTACGCCGACCTCTTCCCCGGCCGCGTCCGCGCCCTCGTCCTGGACGGCGCGGTGGACTCCTCGCTCGCCCCGCTGGAGCTGAACGCCACCCAGGCCCGCGGCTTCGAGGTCGCTCTCGACGCCTTCCTCGAAGACTGCTTCACCGCCGCGGACTGTCCCTTCGAAGGCCCGGTGAAACCGGCCCGTGAGGAGCTCGGGGCCCTGCTCCGCAGGACGGACCAGGAGCCCCTGGCCAACAAGAGCGGCGACGGCCGCCGGATCAGCGAGGCGTGGACCACCCTTGGCCTGATCACCCCCCTCTACGACCGGCATGCGTGGCCGGTCCTCCGTCAGGCGCTCAACGAGGCGTCGAAGGGGGACGGGACCACGCTCCTGCGCATGGCCGACCTGCTGATCGACCGCCGTGAGGGCGGCACGTACTCCAACCAGACGGAAGCCAACATGGCCGTCAACTGCGTCGACGGTCGCTTCCCCGCCACCTCCGCCGCCCTCGCCGAGGCCGCCCGCGACTCCGCCGGCGACGCGCCGCTGTTCGGCCCCTCTGTCATGTGGTCGTCGCTGCCCTGCGTTTACTGGCCGGCCAAGGCGACGTCCCAGGAGAAGGTCGACGCCCCCGGTGCCGCCCCCATCATGGTCGTCGGCACCGAACGCGACCCGGCCACGCCGTACGAGTGGGCCGAGGCCCTTGCCGACCAGCTCTCCTCCGGGGTGCTGGTCGGCTTCGACGGCGACGGGCACACCGCGTACCTGACCGGCTCGGCATGCGTGGACCGCCTGGTCGACGACTACCTGATCAACCTGGCGGTGCCCAAGGACGGAGTCCACTGCCCCAAGATCGGTTGA